Proteins encoded within one genomic window of Streptomyces sp. NBC_00523:
- a CDS encoding cation:proton antiporter, translating into MSADQVYAGAGLIVVLAVGSQLLASRLRVPALLVLLPAGFTAGALTDNVDPQRLLGDSFSPLVSLAVAVILYDAGLGLDLRRLKGHNRRVVIRLLWLGTLLTMVSAALFAVPVLDMSAHAAVMLATILVVSGPTVVGPLLAFVRPTERLRRILVWEGSLIDPVGGILGALVFHGVLAGSRPGFGSGVGHFLASAALGLGAGAVGAGVLWLVLGRVRLSEELATSVQLAAVIGVAAACDALRDDTGLISAVIMGMALANLPGLELPTRRPFFETLVSLIIGLLFVSISATVTPESLRHVVLPSLALTALLVLVTRPLIAHLAAAGTDVPARERWFIGWMAPRGIVAAATASTFSAELAAHHIAGAGRILPATFVVIVATVTLYGLTAFPVARRLGVLRPSRSRPLLVGGAPWAVDLARALSAAGLDVLMWAGADEERTRIEAAGLELAPGELMASAEGIGAVLEGITDVLLLTGEDDFNALASLTLRESVEGTVRRLAPSAASEGVVAPYAGGEALFDADLTRPEIVRRYEAGARVVTRTADGPPAAGEHVLFVVRPEGRLVPVTDGVRPEPVPGDTLVLLTET; encoded by the coding sequence CCGGGGCGCTCACCGACAACGTCGATCCGCAGCGGCTGCTCGGGGACTCCTTCTCACCGCTGGTGTCGCTGGCGGTGGCGGTCATCCTCTACGACGCCGGGCTGGGGCTGGACCTGAGGCGACTGAAGGGGCACAACCGGCGGGTGGTGATCCGCCTGCTGTGGCTGGGGACGCTGCTGACGATGGTGTCCGCCGCGCTGTTCGCCGTACCGGTGCTGGACATGTCGGCGCATGCGGCGGTCATGCTGGCGACGATCCTCGTGGTGTCCGGCCCGACGGTCGTGGGGCCGCTGCTCGCCTTCGTACGGCCCACCGAGCGGTTGCGGCGGATCCTCGTCTGGGAGGGTTCGCTGATCGATCCGGTCGGCGGCATCCTGGGGGCGCTGGTCTTCCACGGCGTCCTCGCGGGCAGTCGGCCCGGGTTCGGCAGCGGCGTCGGGCACTTCCTGGCCAGCGCGGCGCTGGGCCTGGGGGCGGGCGCGGTCGGCGCGGGGGTGCTGTGGCTGGTGCTGGGGCGGGTGCGGCTCAGCGAGGAGCTGGCGACCTCGGTACAACTGGCCGCCGTGATCGGGGTGGCCGCCGCCTGCGACGCGCTGCGCGACGACACGGGGCTGATCTCCGCCGTGATCATGGGGATGGCCCTGGCCAACCTGCCGGGCCTGGAACTGCCCACGCGCCGGCCGTTCTTCGAGACGCTGGTCTCCCTGATCATCGGGCTGCTGTTCGTCTCCATCTCCGCGACGGTGACCCCGGAGTCCCTGCGGCACGTCGTACTGCCCTCGCTGGCGCTGACCGCCCTCCTCGTCCTGGTGACCCGGCCGCTCATCGCCCACCTCGCGGCGGCCGGCACCGACGTACCCGCGCGGGAGCGGTGGTTCATCGGCTGGATGGCGCCCCGGGGCATCGTCGCCGCGGCCACGGCCTCCACGTTCTCGGCCGAACTCGCCGCGCACCACATCGCCGGTGCCGGGCGCATCCTGCCCGCGACCTTCGTGGTGATCGTCGCGACCGTCACGCTCTACGGCCTGACGGCGTTCCCGGTGGCGCGGCGGCTCGGGGTGCTGCGGCCGTCCCGGTCCAGGCCGCTGCTGGTGGGCGGGGCGCCCTGGGCGGTCGACCTGGCGCGCGCCCTGAGCGCGGCGGGGCTCGACGTGCTGATGTGGGCGGGCGCGGACGAGGAGCGTACGCGGATCGAGGCGGCCGGGCTCGAACTGGCGCCCGGCGAGCTGATGGCCTCGGCGGAGGGGATCGGCGCGGTGCTCGAAGGGATCACCGATGTGCTGCTGCTCACCGGTGAGGACGACTTCAACGCGCTGGCCTCGCTCACGCTCCGGGAGAGCGTCGAGGGGACGGTGCGCCGCCTCGCCCCGTCCGCCGCGAGCGAGGGCGTGGTGGCCCCGTACGCCGGGGGCGAGGCGCTGTTCGACGCGGACCTCACCCGGCCCGAGATCGTCCGGAGGTACGAGGCCGGGGCGCGAGTGGTGACGCGGACGGCGGACGGCCCTCCGGCGGCCGGGGAGCATGTGCTCTTCGTGGTGCGTCCGGAGGGCCGGCTGGTCCCGGTCACGGACGGCGTGCGCCCGGAACCGGTCCCGGGCGACACGCTCGTCCTGCTGACGGAGACGTGA
- a CDS encoding DUF7144 family membrane protein yields the protein MASTGSAPAAPQGTDGSHHPFRTGWTAFAAVLMIFGGVMAIFQGISAIAKDDVFVATRNYVFQFNLTGWGWIHLILGIVIVLAGCALFTGALWARVVGVILAGLGALANFAWLPHYPLWSLVLIAIDVFIIWALCTDGSGRAKA from the coding sequence ATGGCCAGCACGGGCAGCGCACCGGCAGCTCCACAAGGCACCGACGGATCACACCACCCCTTCAGAACGGGCTGGACCGCGTTCGCCGCGGTGCTGATGATCTTCGGTGGAGTCATGGCGATCTTCCAGGGGATCTCCGCCATCGCCAAGGACGACGTCTTCGTCGCCACGCGCAATTACGTCTTCCAGTTCAACCTGACCGGCTGGGGCTGGATCCACCTCATCCTCGGCATCGTCATCGTCCTCGCGGGCTGCGCCCTGTTCACCGGAGCCCTCTGGGCGCGCGTCGTCGGCGTGATCCTCGCCGGACTCGGCGCACTCGCCAACTTCGCCTGGCTGCCGCACTATCCGCTGTGGTCCCTCGTGCTCATCGCCATCGACGTCTTCATCATCTGGGCGCTCTGCACGGACGGGAGCGGCCGCGCGAAGGCGTGA
- a CDS encoding GNAT family N-acetyltransferase, with protein sequence MTEIVPVSGPELVTYADELAALLVETVENGSSVGFLAPLDRDAAADWWRARAASVEADGLRVWIARDGERIAGTVGLVRAPLPNARHRAEVAKLMVRPSARGRGLGRELLAAAERTAAEDGVTLLVLDTESGSPAERLYRAAGWTECGSVPDYAAGPDGVLKPTTFYYKAVGRDTDVPLG encoded by the coding sequence ATGACCGAGATCGTCCCGGTGTCCGGCCCCGAGCTGGTCACCTACGCCGACGAGCTGGCCGCCCTGCTGGTGGAGACCGTCGAGAACGGCTCGTCCGTCGGCTTCCTCGCGCCCCTGGACCGGGACGCCGCCGCCGACTGGTGGCGCGCGCGGGCCGCGTCCGTGGAGGCGGACGGGCTCCGGGTGTGGATCGCCCGGGACGGGGAACGCATCGCGGGCACCGTCGGCCTGGTCCGGGCGCCGCTGCCCAACGCCCGCCACCGCGCGGAGGTGGCCAAGCTGATGGTCCGCCCCTCGGCGCGCGGGCGCGGGCTCGGCCGTGAGCTGCTGGCCGCGGCCGAGCGCACGGCGGCCGAGGACGGCGTCACGCTGCTGGTCCTGGACACCGAGAGCGGCAGCCCGGCGGAGCGGCTGTACCGCGCGGCGGGCTGGACGGAGTGCGGTTCCGTTCCGGACTACGCGGCGGGGCCCGACGGGGTCCTGAAGCCGACGACCTTCTACTACAAGGCGGTCGGCCGCGATACGGACGTACCCCTGGGGTGA
- a CDS encoding glutathione peroxidase, with amino-acid sequence MTLYDIPLRTLTGEPTSLGDYRGRAVLLVNVASKCGLTPQYAGLERLQKEYGDRGLTVLGVPCNQFGGQEPGTAEEIETFCSTTYGVSFPLLEKTEVNGANRHPLYVELTRLADAGGEAGDVQWNFEKFLISPAGEPVARIRPRTEPDAPELVAAIEAQLPA; translated from the coding sequence ATGACGCTGTACGACATTCCGCTGCGCACCCTGACCGGCGAGCCGACCTCGCTGGGCGACTACCGCGGCCGGGCGGTGCTGCTGGTGAACGTGGCATCGAAGTGCGGGCTGACCCCGCAGTACGCGGGTCTGGAGCGGCTCCAGAAGGAGTACGGGGACCGGGGCCTCACCGTGCTCGGCGTGCCGTGCAACCAGTTCGGCGGCCAGGAGCCGGGCACCGCCGAGGAGATCGAGACCTTCTGCTCGACCACGTACGGGGTGAGCTTCCCGCTGCTGGAGAAGACCGAGGTGAACGGCGCGAACCGGCACCCGCTGTACGTGGAGCTGACCCGGCTGGCGGACGCCGGGGGCGAGGCAGGGGACGTCCAGTGGAACTTCGAGAAGTTCCTGATCTCTCCGGCGGGCGAGCCGGTCGCCCGCATCCGCCCCCGCACGGAACCGGACGCGCCCGAGCTGGTCGCGGCCATCGAGGCGCAGCTTCCGGCCTGA
- a CDS encoding acyl-CoA dehydrogenase family protein codes for MAEFTLELNDDQKQVRDWLHGFAADVIRPAASEWDEREETPWPVIQEAAKVGIYSLDFYAQQFFDPTGLGIPMAMEELFWGDAGIALSIVGTGLAAVGVLANGTEEQIGTWIPQMYGDADDVKVAAFCSSEPDAGSDVASMRTRAVYDQAKDEWVLNGTKTWATNGGIANVHVVVAVVDPELGSKGHASFIVPPDTPGLSQGQKFKKHGIRASHTAEVVLEDVRVPGHCLLGGKEKLDQRLARARERAATGGERVKNAAMATFEASRPAVGAMAVGTARAAYEVALDYAKTRTQFGRPIIDNQGVAFQLADMRTQIDAARLLVWRASWMATTGKPFESAEGSMSKLYASETAKKVTAQAVQILGGNGFTREYPVERMHRDAAIYTIFEGTSEIQRLVIARTLSGMPIR; via the coding sequence ATGGCCGAGTTCACGCTCGAGCTCAACGATGACCAGAAGCAGGTCCGTGACTGGCTCCACGGCTTCGCCGCGGACGTGATCCGTCCGGCCGCTTCGGAGTGGGACGAGCGTGAGGAGACGCCCTGGCCCGTCATCCAGGAGGCGGCCAAGGTCGGGATCTACTCCCTCGACTTCTACGCCCAGCAGTTCTTCGATCCTACGGGCCTCGGCATCCCGATGGCCATGGAGGAGCTGTTCTGGGGCGACGCCGGGATCGCCCTGTCGATCGTCGGTACGGGGCTGGCGGCCGTCGGCGTCCTCGCCAACGGCACCGAGGAGCAGATCGGCACCTGGATCCCGCAGATGTACGGGGACGCCGACGACGTGAAGGTCGCGGCCTTCTGCTCCTCCGAGCCCGACGCCGGTTCCGACGTCGCCTCGATGCGCACCCGCGCGGTCTACGACCAGGCCAAGGACGAGTGGGTGCTCAACGGCACCAAGACCTGGGCGACCAACGGCGGCATCGCCAACGTCCACGTGGTGGTCGCCGTGGTCGACCCCGAGCTCGGCTCCAAGGGCCACGCCTCCTTCATCGTGCCGCCGGACACCCCCGGCCTCTCCCAGGGCCAGAAGTTCAAGAAGCACGGCATCCGCGCCTCGCACACCGCCGAGGTCGTCCTGGAGGACGTGCGCGTCCCGGGCCACTGCCTGCTCGGCGGCAAGGAGAAGCTGGACCAGCGCCTCGCCCGCGCCCGCGAGCGCGCCGCCACCGGTGGCGAGCGCGTGAAGAACGCCGCGATGGCCACCTTCGAGGCGTCCCGCCCGGCCGTCGGCGCCATGGCGGTCGGCACCGCCCGCGCCGCGTACGAGGTGGCGCTCGACTATGCGAAGACGCGGACCCAGTTCGGCCGCCCGATCATCGACAACCAGGGCGTCGCCTTCCAGCTCGCCGACATGCGGACGCAGATCGACGCGGCCCGGCTGCTGGTCTGGCGCGCCTCCTGGATGGCCACCACCGGCAAGCCGTTCGAGTCGGCCGAGGGCTCCATGTCCAAGCTGTACGCGAGCGAGACGGCCAAGAAGGTCACCGCCCAGGCCGTCCAGATCCTCGGCGGCAACGGCTTCACCCGCGAGTACCCGGTGGAGCGCATGCACCGGGACGCCGCGATCTACACGATCTTCGAGGGCACCAGCGAGATCCAGCGCCTGGTCATCGCCCGCACCCTGTCGGGCATGCCCATCCGCTGA
- a CDS encoding TetR family transcriptional regulator: METTRQAERQRTTAERRRRELLDAADRVVLRDGPGASMNAIAAEAGITKPILYRHFGDKGGLYRALAKRHTDALLSALRAALDAPAERRARVESTLDTYLAAIEARPQVYRFLMHPSDDATPSPEQGFDVGRHSAPLLRRLGEELAMVIAERVDLGPDSEAMARIWGHGIVGMMHAAGDWWLGERPCSREQLVRSLADLLWGRLAEAGDRADGPGF, encoded by the coding sequence ATGGAGACCACACGACAGGCCGAGCGCCAGCGGACCACGGCCGAGCGCCGCCGCCGAGAGCTGCTCGACGCCGCCGACCGCGTGGTGCTCAGGGACGGCCCCGGCGCCTCGATGAACGCCATCGCGGCGGAGGCGGGCATCACGAAGCCGATCCTCTACCGGCATTTCGGCGACAAGGGCGGGCTCTACCGGGCCCTCGCCAAGCGGCACACCGACGCACTGCTGAGCGCCCTGCGCGCCGCGCTCGACGCCCCGGCGGAGCGGCGCGCCCGGGTCGAGTCGACGCTCGACACCTACCTCGCGGCGATCGAGGCCCGCCCGCAGGTGTACCGCTTCCTGATGCACCCGTCCGACGACGCGACCCCCTCCCCCGAGCAGGGCTTCGACGTGGGCCGGCACTCCGCACCGCTGCTGCGTCGCCTGGGCGAGGAGCTGGCCATGGTGATCGCGGAGCGGGTGGACCTCGGCCCGGACAGCGAGGCGATGGCCCGGATCTGGGGCCACGGCATCGTCGGCATGATGCACGCGGCCGGTGACTGGTGGCTGGGCGAACGCCCTTGCTCGCGCGAGCAGTTGGTCCGCAGCCTCGCCGACCTCCTCTGGGGCAGGCTGGCCGAGGCGGGCGACCGCGCGGACGGGCCCGGCTTCTGA
- the def gene encoding peptide deformylase, translating into MRNRPIPGSSGIVRTMSLLGDPVLHAPCEPVTEFGPLLARLVEDMFATMYEARGVGLAANQIGVPSQVFVFDCPDDEDVRHLGHVVNPVLVEADGITVRGSEGCLSLPGLEAGTPRFDHAVVEGVTMTGEPVRIDGTGFFARCLQHECDHLEGRVYTDRLTGLRRARVLRAARRASWARTG; encoded by the coding sequence ATGCGCAACCGCCCGATCCCCGGCAGCTCCGGCATCGTCCGCACCATGAGCCTGCTCGGCGACCCCGTCCTGCACGCGCCGTGCGAACCGGTCACGGAGTTCGGCCCGTTGCTCGCCCGGCTGGTCGAGGACATGTTCGCCACGATGTACGAGGCGCGGGGCGTCGGGCTCGCCGCGAACCAGATCGGTGTGCCGTCACAGGTGTTCGTCTTCGACTGCCCCGACGACGAGGACGTGCGACACCTCGGTCACGTGGTGAACCCGGTCCTCGTGGAGGCGGACGGGATCACGGTGCGCGGCTCCGAGGGATGCCTCTCGCTCCCCGGTCTCGAGGCCGGCACCCCGCGCTTCGACCACGCGGTGGTCGAGGGCGTCACGATGACCGGCGAGCCGGTCCGGATCGACGGCACCGGGTTCTTCGCCCGCTGCCTCCAGCACGAGTGCGACCACCTGGAGGGCCGGGTCTACACCGACCGGCTGACCGGGCTGCGCCGGGCGCGGGTGCTGCGCGCGGCGCGCCGGGCGTCGTGGGCGCGTACCGGCTGA
- a CDS encoding 2-phosphosulfolactate phosphatase, giving the protein MDTRFLGIAELAATPSVAVVVDVMRACTVSAWAFARGAEKIVLAGSLDEALALKGRHPDWVALKDGAPAPGFDAVNSPGRLRSRDMGGRTVVQKTTAGTVGALAVKDASLVLCAGFVVAEATARLLRERGGDDVTFVVTGEDGRADEDLACAQYIARRAAGEATDAAPFLRRGGDSRAAAELTQGVRAGAHPDDVALCLELDRFPFAMVATQEDSLMVLRPHTFA; this is encoded by the coding sequence ATGGACACCCGATTCCTCGGTATCGCCGAGCTGGCCGCGACCCCGTCCGTCGCGGTCGTCGTCGACGTCATGCGCGCCTGCACCGTGTCGGCCTGGGCCTTCGCCCGGGGCGCGGAGAAGATCGTGCTCGCCGGCTCACTGGACGAGGCACTGGCGCTCAAGGGCCGCCACCCGGACTGGGTGGCACTCAAGGACGGGGCGCCCGCGCCCGGGTTCGACGCCGTCAACTCTCCGGGCCGGCTGCGCTCGCGGGACATGGGCGGCCGGACCGTGGTGCAGAAGACCACGGCGGGGACGGTCGGCGCCCTCGCGGTGAAGGACGCGTCGCTGGTGCTGTGCGCCGGCTTCGTGGTGGCGGAGGCGACGGCGCGGCTGCTGCGGGAACGCGGTGGCGACGACGTCACCTTCGTGGTCACCGGTGAGGACGGGCGCGCCGACGAGGATCTGGCGTGCGCCCAGTACATCGCCCGCCGGGCGGCCGGAGAGGCGACCGACGCCGCGCCGTTTCTGCGCAGGGGCGGCGATTCCCGCGCCGCAGCCGAGCTCACGCAGGGGGTGCGCGCGGGGGCCCATCCCGATGATGTGGCGCTCTGCCTCGAACTCGACCGGTTCCCCTTCGCCATGGTGGCCACGCAGGAGGACTCCCTCATGGTGCTGCGCCCGCACACCTTCGCGTAG